One Prolixibacteraceae bacterium DNA segment encodes these proteins:
- a CDS encoding rhodanese-like domain-containing protein: MNYITPIQLREILESEAPITIINVLSEKDFLSHHIPNSMNIDVSESGFAHKIEEIILDKEDPIILYGVDNTLMRPKIAFDRLSKIGYKNCLVLKGGIKEWEKDGFETIRN; encoded by the coding sequence ATGAATTATATTACACCAATACAACTTCGAGAGATTCTTGAATCAGAGGCTCCGATCACGATAATCAATGTCCTTTCTGAGAAGGACTTTTTAAGCCATCATATACCCAATTCTATGAATATCGACGTGTCCGAATCTGGCTTTGCACATAAGATTGAAGAGATCATCTTAGATAAAGAGGATCCCATTATTTTATATGGAGTGGATAATACACTAATGAGACCCAAAATAGCCTTTGACAGACTTTCGAAAATAGGATATAAAAACTGTTTGGTTTTGAAAGGAGGAATAAAAGAGTGGGAAAAAGATGGCTTTGAGACAATTCGAAATTAA